A single region of the Pseudomonas granadensis genome encodes:
- a CDS encoding trimeric intracellular cation channel family protein, with protein sequence MLLMLYLIAITAEAMTGALSAGRRGMDWFGVVLIACITALGGGSVRDVLLGHYPLTWVKHPEYLVLTSVAAMFTVFTARWMRHLRSLFLVLDAVGLVAFTLIGCMTALEMGHGMLVASVSGVITGVFGGILRDIFCNDIPLIFRRELYASVSFAAAWCYMLCLYLNVPGEQAILITLFGGFLLRLLAIRFHWEMPKFVYNDEH encoded by the coding sequence ATGTTGCTGATGCTCTATCTGATTGCGATCACCGCTGAAGCCATGACCGGTGCCCTGTCGGCTGGGCGGCGCGGCATGGACTGGTTCGGCGTGGTGCTGATCGCTTGCATCACCGCGCTCGGTGGCGGTTCGGTGCGCGACGTGCTGCTCGGGCATTATCCACTGACCTGGGTCAAGCATCCTGAATACCTGGTGCTCACCTCCGTGGCGGCAATGTTTACCGTATTCACTGCACGCTGGATGCGTCACCTGCGCTCGCTGTTTCTGGTACTCGATGCCGTAGGGCTGGTGGCCTTCACCTTGATCGGCTGCATGACTGCGCTGGAAATGGGCCACGGCATGCTGGTGGCATCGGTCAGCGGGGTGATCACCGGGGTATTCGGTGGCATTCTTCGCGATATTTTCTGCAACGACATTCCGTTGATTTTTCGGCGCGAACTTTATGCGAGCGTGTCGTTTGCTGCAGCATGGTGCTACATGCTGTGTCTTTATCTGAATGTCCCTGGCGAACAAGCCATCCTGATTACGCTGTTCGGCGGGTTCTTGTTACGTCTGCTGGCAATACGTTTTCATTGGGAAATGCCCAAGTTTGTTTATAACGATGAACACTGA
- the rsgA gene encoding small ribosomal subunit biogenesis GTPase RsgA has translation MAKRQLNRRQNWRIEKIQGERAARAAKRESSAVEALEGGDLGPEQHGLVIAHFGVQVEVEAVDGELAGQVFRCHLRANLPALVTGDKVVWRAGNQGIGVIVAQLPRSTELCRPDSRGQLKPVAANVDMIVIVFAPLPEPHANLIDRYLVAAEHAGIRPLLLLNKFDLIDEQNAPALNALLAVYRTLGYPVLEVSAHHGNGMEQLQQQLDGRISVFVGQSGVGKSSLVNSLLPEVETRVGPLSELSGQGTHTTTTARLFHFPGGGELIDSPGIREFGLGHVSRADVEAGFIEFDDLLGTCRFRDCKHDREPGCALLKALEDGRIQQQRMNSYRSIIASLPENGY, from the coding sequence ATGGCCAAACGCCAACTCAATCGTCGTCAAAACTGGCGCATCGAAAAGATTCAGGGCGAGCGCGCCGCCCGCGCCGCCAAACGCGAGTCCTCGGCGGTCGAAGCCCTCGAGGGCGGCGACCTCGGCCCTGAACAACACGGTCTGGTCATCGCGCACTTTGGCGTGCAGGTTGAAGTCGAAGCCGTTGACGGCGAACTGGCGGGCCAGGTGTTTCGCTGCCACTTGCGCGCCAACCTGCCAGCGCTGGTAACCGGCGACAAAGTCGTCTGGCGCGCCGGCAACCAGGGCATCGGCGTGATCGTCGCGCAATTGCCGCGCAGCACCGAACTGTGCCGCCCGGACAGCCGTGGCCAGCTCAAACCAGTAGCGGCCAACGTCGACATGATCGTCATCGTCTTCGCCCCGCTGCCCGAGCCGCATGCCAACCTGATCGACCGCTATCTGGTCGCCGCCGAACACGCCGGCATCCGCCCTCTTCTGCTGTTGAACAAATTCGACCTGATCGACGAGCAGAACGCCCCGGCACTCAACGCGCTGCTGGCGGTGTATCGCACGCTGGGTTATCCGGTGCTGGAAGTTTCCGCACACCACGGCAACGGCATGGAGCAGCTGCAGCAACAGCTCGACGGACGCATCAGCGTGTTCGTCGGCCAGTCCGGCGTCGGCAAATCATCGCTGGTCAACAGCTTGCTGCCCGAAGTGGAAACCCGTGTCGGGCCTTTGTCCGAGTTGTCCGGCCAGGGCACGCACACCACCACCACCGCGCGGCTGTTCCACTTCCCTGGCGGCGGCGAACTGATCGACTCGCCGGGTATCCGCGAATTCGGCCTCGGCCACGTCAGCCGTGCCGATGTTGAAGCCGGCTTCATCGAATTCGACGATTTGCTCGGCACCTGCCGTTTCCGCGACTGCAAGCACGACCGCGAACCGGGCTGTGCGCTGCTCAAGGCGCTGGAAGACGGGCGCATTCAGCAGCAACGAATGAACAGCTACCGCTCGATCATCGCCAGCCTGCCTGAAAACGGCTATTAA
- the orn gene encoding oligoribonuclease, whose protein sequence is MQNPQNLIWIDLEMTGLDPDNDVIIEMATIVTDSDLNTLAEGPVIAIHHSDEVLARMDEWNTRTHGNSGLTQRVRDSRISMAEAEAETIAFLEKWVPKGKSPICGNSICQDRRFLYTHMKALESYFHYRNLDVSTLKELAARWAPDVRDSFKKGSTHLALDDIRESIAELQHYRKHFIKF, encoded by the coding sequence ATGCAAAACCCGCAGAACCTGATCTGGATCGACCTGGAAATGACCGGTCTGGACCCGGACAACGACGTCATCATCGAAATGGCCACCATCGTCACCGACAGCGACCTCAACACGCTGGCCGAAGGCCCGGTGATCGCCATCCACCACAGCGACGAAGTGCTGGCGCGCATGGACGAGTGGAACACCCGCACCCACGGCAACTCTGGCCTGACCCAGCGAGTGCGCGACAGCCGCATCAGCATGGCCGAAGCCGAAGCCGAAACCATCGCCTTCCTGGAAAAATGGGTGCCGAAAGGCAAGTCGCCGATCTGCGGCAACAGCATCTGCCAGGATCGTCGCTTCCTTTATACCCACATGAAAGCCTTGGAAAGCTACTTTCACTACCGCAACCTCGACGTTTCCACCCTCAAGGAACTGGCCGCACGGTGGGCGCCGGACGTGCGCGACAGCTTCAAGAAGGGCAGCACCCATCTGGCGCTGGACGACATCCGCGAATCGATCGCCGAGCTGCAGCATTACCGCAAGCATTTCATCAAGTTCTGA